In the Kineosporiaceae bacterium genome, one interval contains:
- a CDS encoding glycosyltransferase family 1 protein — protein MNVVIVASGSHGDVAPYAGLGVRLREAGHEVSIAAHAPMAELVTGAGLGFHELPGDLLSVISVPAADRPTPPWYLNRRIPQLSRYLLAVAEGTIEATRDAEVVLVGGATPFAVHAAQGRGVPSLGVYLQPFEPTGALPCPMTNSGRSLGRFGNRWIGELLTAGLYPYTRAGARIREHFGLPPESAIATRRRLRAERWPIFHGFSPAVLPRPDDWRPGLEVTGYWWPPEPTGWVPPAELSAFLAAGDPPVLVTLGSMASGAGPWLTRAIEGAVRRAGVRAVVQSGWAGIEIDGSDDIVTIGAVPHAWLMPKVAAVVHHGGAGTTGAGLRAGVPTVTTPVYADQPLWGGRVAALGVGPAPVPFRRLTADHLGAAIRAAVTDRGFAERAAALARVIATEDGAAPVVEAVNRLAGR, from the coding sequence GTGAACGTGGTGATCGTGGCCTCGGGTAGTCACGGGGACGTCGCGCCCTATGCAGGGCTCGGCGTCCGGCTGCGCGAAGCGGGCCATGAGGTCTCGATCGCGGCGCACGCACCGATGGCGGAGTTGGTCACCGGTGCAGGGCTCGGTTTCCACGAGCTACCAGGTGACCTGCTCAGCGTGATCTCGGTGCCCGCGGCCGACCGTCCGACCCCGCCCTGGTACCTCAATCGCCGGATACCGCAGCTGAGCCGCTACCTGCTCGCCGTCGCCGAGGGCACGATCGAGGCGACCCGCGACGCCGAGGTGGTACTGGTCGGGGGCGCCACCCCGTTCGCCGTGCACGCAGCACAAGGTCGTGGTGTGCCCAGCCTGGGGGTGTACCTGCAGCCGTTCGAACCCACCGGGGCGCTGCCCTGCCCGATGACCAACTCGGGGCGTTCCCTCGGGCGGTTCGGCAACCGGTGGATCGGTGAGCTGCTCACGGCCGGGCTCTACCCGTACACGCGCGCCGGGGCGCGGATCCGCGAGCACTTCGGGCTGCCCCCCGAGTCGGCCATCGCCACCCGTCGCCGGTTGCGCGCCGAGCGCTGGCCGATCTTCCACGGCTTCAGCCCGGCCGTGCTGCCGCGACCGGACGACTGGCGTCCGGGGCTCGAGGTGACCGGGTACTGGTGGCCGCCCGAGCCGACGGGCTGGGTTCCGCCCGCCGAGTTGAGCGCGTTCCTGGCCGCCGGCGACCCGCCCGTGCTGGTGACGTTGGGCAGTATGGCCTCTGGCGCCGGGCCGTGGTTGACCCGCGCGATCGAGGGGGCGGTGCGCCGGGCCGGGGTGCGCGCCGTCGTCCAATCGGGGTGGGCCGGCATCGAGATCGACGGTAGCGACGACATCGTGACCATCGGCGCGGTGCCGCATGCCTGGCTGATGCCGAAGGTCGCTGCGGTCGTTCACCACGGCGGTGCCGGGACGACGGGGGCCGGTCTGCGGGCGGGGGTCCCGACCGTGACCACGCCCGTCTATGCCGACCAACCGCTGTGGGGTGGGCGGGTAGCCGCGTTGGGGGTGGGGCCGGCCCCGGTGCCCTTCCGGCGACTGACCGCGGACCACCTCGGGGCCGCGATCCGTGCAGCGGTGACCGATCGCGGCTTCGCCGAGCGGGCTGCAGCGTTGGCCCGAGTGATCGCCACCGAGGACGGCGCCGCGCCCGTGGTCGAGGCGGTCAACCGGCTCGCGGGTCGGTGA
- a CDS encoding polysaccharide deacetylase family protein, giving the protein MSVRAVSYDAPGATIPLTVAVTSVPTGTTVRFRVPGGYCNPQPDGAWSHGSLRAQVCYIRLPSRVWTGKITAFAVLTRTADGQVSEVRGSTPKKVYTAGPASGALPWRQVDLIEHCGNTSRSVWLTFDDYLPSSTTTRQIIATLARNHVRGRFYLNRVSTADRAALIAAGHVVQSHTRDHVALNRLTSTQITAQLRNGPRPSAKPAQVRPPYGAGSFSTYVTASVGSAGYQVCRWTSDTSDWAGASATLMRSRVQYGDATTRPATAGGVVLMHAPPFNAARLQAVIDGIRARGLQPEPGR; this is encoded by the coding sequence CCGGCACCACGGTGCGGTTCCGCGTGCCCGGCGGCTACTGCAATCCCCAGCCGGACGGCGCGTGGAGCCACGGATCGCTGCGCGCCCAGGTCTGCTACATCCGGTTGCCGTCGCGAGTCTGGACCGGGAAGATCACCGCCTTCGCCGTCCTGACCCGCACCGCCGATGGCCAGGTCAGCGAGGTGCGGGGCAGCACACCCAAGAAGGTCTACACCGCGGGACCGGCGTCCGGAGCACTGCCCTGGCGTCAGGTCGACCTCATCGAACACTGCGGCAACACCAGCCGATCCGTCTGGCTCACCTTCGACGACTACCTCCCGAGCTCGACGACAACCCGGCAGATCATCGCCACCCTGGCACGCAACCATGTCAGGGGACGCTTCTATCTCAACCGCGTCTCGACCGCCGACCGCGCCGCCCTGATCGCGGCGGGGCACGTCGTCCAGAGCCACACCCGTGATCATGTGGCGCTCAACCGGCTGACCTCCACTCAGATCACCGCTCAGCTCCGCAACGGCCCACGGCCCAGCGCCAAACCGGCTCAGGTGCGCCCGCCGTACGGCGCCGGCTCGTTCAGCACCTACGTCACGGCGTCCGTTGGTTCCGCGGGCTACCAGGTCTGCCGCTGGACCTCGGACACCAGCGATTGGGCGGGCGCCAGTGCCACCCTCATGCGCAGCAGGGTTCAGTACGGCGACGCGACGACCCGTCCGGCCACCGCCGGTGGTGTGGTGTTGATGCACGCTCCGCCCTTCAACGCGGCGAGGCTCCAAGCGGTCATCGACGGCATCCGTGCCCGAGGCCTGCAGCCCGAGCCCGGCCGCTGA